A stretch of Telopea speciosissima isolate NSW1024214 ecotype Mountain lineage chromosome 11, Tspe_v1, whole genome shotgun sequence DNA encodes these proteins:
- the LOC122645390 gene encoding LEAF RUST 10 DISEASE-RESISTANCE LOCUS RECEPTOR-LIKE PROTEIN KINASE-like 1.1 — translation MDCSFTIGVLGVVIVVQRMGGGAIFFPFNALFVNVAFPLLLLVKLQLSLVYLIPARADHQSSYYCGQNQFCGELNISYPFFNDNWGCGLERLHCLNVSTPVIHAGADNDVSNMFEVHKVDYTNNTVLTRYRKFTQDLLTDNDKCHFLFNNFTTIPPIFHHLLTQVISPNLTLRVCINKLHDHHHQEGLINDCKVEALQLVPAPPPATILDYQNTSSSSSSSSSSSYDCKLVHLPVDPLPSTFQYGPIDPISQLFIGGFRLRWILPQICHHCEKNGTFCVRYDDETVFCSNPKTWNPDTGIPAGVAAGILLTTFLFFIVYKYRTDQYNHGSVSHRFSLKTDLEKGSSHYGVPIFSCAELEEATNHFSSVNELGDGASGTVYHGKLRDGRVVAIKRLYRYNSKHVERFMNEIEILTRLRHQNLVTLYGCTSYHSHELLLVYEFIPNGTVADHLHGDTRKVGSLPWPVRMSIALQTATALSYLHTSDIIHRDVKTSNILLDNHFQVKVADFGLCRMFPNDASHVSTAPQGTPGYVDPEYHQCYQLTDKSDVYSFGVVLIELISSKPAVDITRHRDEINLANMAMNKIQNGALQELVDPCLVGFESDSTRRKIVTLVAELAFRCLQHEKELRPSMDKVLEILMGIGGEDINLPSYNDEHLPAKNMNIPALPPASPDLGTQKLISPLTMPSTSG, via the exons ATGGATTGTAGCTTTACAATTGGTGTATTGGGAGTTGTTATAGTTGTGCAAAGGATGGGTGGTGGTGCTATCTTTTTCCCCTTCAATGCCTTGTTTGTTAATGTTGCCTTTCCCCTGTTGTTGCTTGTAAAATTGCAGCTTTCTCTTGTTTATCTTATCCCAGCTAGAGCAGATCATCAGTCCTCGTATTATTGTGGTCAGAACCAATTCTGCGGAGAGTTAAACATCAGTTATCCCTTCTTCAACGACAACTGGGGATGTGGATTAGAACGCCTTCATTGTTTAAATGTTTCCACTCCAGTGATCCATGCCGGGGCGGATAATGATGTAAGTAATATGTTTGAGGTTCATAAAGTTGACTACACCAACAACACCGTTTTAACTCGTTACAGGAAATTCACCCAAGATTTGCTCACCGACAACGACAAATGCCACTTCCTCTTCAACAATTTTACAACTATTCCACCCATTTTCCATCATCTTTTAACTCAAGTCATAAGCCCCAATCTTACACTAAGAGTATGCATTAATAAGCTccatgatcatcatcatcaagaagGATTAATAAATGATTGCAAAGTGGAGGCACTGCAGCTGGTGCCAGCTCCTCCACCCGCCACTATTCTCGATTATCAaaatacctcttcttcttcttcttcttcttcttcttcttcctatgaCTGCAAACTGGTTCATCTTCCCGTAGATCCGCTACCTTCCACATTCCAATATGGCCCGATTGATCCTATCTCCCAATTATTCATTGGTGGGTTTCGTCTTCGCTGGATCCTTCCCCAAATATGTCATCACTGTGAAAAGAATGGAACCTTCTGTGTCCGCTATGACGATGAAACTGTGTTTTGTTCCAATCCAAAAACATGGAATCCAGATACAG GTATTCCCGCAGGAGTTGCGGCAGGAATCCTTTTGACAACCTTTTTATTCTTCATAGTCTACAAATACCGGACGGATCAATATAACCATGGATCAGTATCCCACAGATTCTCCTTGAAGACAGACCTTGAAAAGGGCAGCTCCCACTATGGAGTCCCCATCTTCTCCTGTGCTGAGCTCGAAGAAGCCACCAATCATTTCAGTTCTGTTAATGAACTCGGAGATGGTGCCTCTGGTACTGTATACCATG GTAAACTCCGAGATGGACGAGTTGTTGCAATCAAGCGGCTTTACCGTTACAACTCCAAGCATGTTGAGAGGTTCATGAATGAAATCGAGATCCTCACTCGTTTGCGCCATCAAAACCTTGTTACTCTTTATGGGTGCACTTCATACCACAGCCACGAACTCCTccttgtttatgaattcattcCCAATGGCACTGTTGCTGATCATCTCCATGGTGATACAAGGAAGGTTGGATCACTCCCATGGCCTGTCCGCATGAGCATTGCTCTACAAACTGCAACTGCACTCTCCTACCTCCACACTTCTGATATCATACACCGTGATGTCAAAACCAGCAATATCCTCCTTGACAACCATTTCCAAGTGAAAGTTGCAGATTTCGGGCTATGCCGTATGTTCCCTAATGATGCCTCCCATGTCTCCACTGCTCCTCAAGGGACTCCCGGTTACGTTGACCCCGAGTATCACCAATGCTATCAGCTTACAGACAAGAGtgatgtttatagctttggTGTGGTCTTGATTGAGCTCATTTCATCTAAGCCCGCTGTAGATATCACTAGACATCGAGATGAAATTAATTTGGCAAACATGGCAATGAACAAGATCCAAAATGGAGCTTTGCAAGAATTGGTTGATCCATGCCTTGTGGGGTTTGAATCGGATTCCACAAGAAGGAAGATTGTTACATTGGTCGCAGAGTTAGCATTTCGTTGTCTCCAACATGAGAAGGAATTGAGACCTTCCATGGACAAGGTATTGGAAATTTTAATGGGAATTGGGGGTGAGGACATTAATCTACCAAGTTATAATGATGAACATCTGCCGGCCAAGAATATGAATATACCAGCACTACCACCAGCTTCACCGGATTTGGGGACTCAGAAATTAATTAGCCCGTTAACTATGCCAAGTACTAGTGGTTAA
- the LOC122645392 gene encoding LEAF RUST 10 DISEASE-RESISTANCE LOCUS RECEPTOR-LIKE PROTEIN KINASE-like 1.1, with the protein MMGGDCSICFPFINAALFVNNLNVALIPLFLIRIFLQLPIIISAATEDEQFSYCCGQAQFCGNLNISYPFFNDNWGCGLERLHCINVSIPVINSWDDQNCVNNNMYEVHSIDYTNKTLLAHYLRFTQADLLNDNERCKFLFNNFTTMGPTFFHHLSAQVISPNLTLRVCINGSPNTDYCKVEAIPADVTTADAPAPLPPSSTTLDNNQSSPPYDCKLVHLPVDVVPTTFQYGPVDHVSQLFTVGFRLRWILPQLCNQCEENGTFCVSYDDESFFCSNPKDRIWNSDQGKKTQSKIIGIGIPVGVAAGILLTSIFFYIIYKYRTEHNRGVLRTFSLKTDLGKGSSHFGIPIFSYAELEEATNNFSSVNVLGDGGSATVYHGKLQDGRVVAIKRLYNNNYKHVERFMNEIEILTCLRHRNLVTLHGCTSYRSQELLLVYEFIPNGTVADHLHGDRRKVGSLPWPVRMSIAIETASALSYLHASDIIHRDVKTSNILLDNHFHVKVADFGLCRLFPTDASYVSTAPQGTPGYVDPEYHRSYQLTDKSDVYSFGVVLIELISSKPAIDTSRHRDEINLANMAMKKIQKGALQELVDPCLGFESDHATRRIVTLVAELAFRCLQHEKELRPSMDEVLEILMVTRGEEYKVDNPIKVMDINLASYDDEQLPKNIPPPPASPDYGTQKLISPSTTPSTNG; encoded by the exons ATGATGGGTGGTGATTGTTCTATCTGTTTTCCCTTCATCAATGCCGCCTTGTTTGTTAATAATCTTAATGTTGCCTTAATTCCCCTGTTCCTAATTCGAATATTCCTCCAGCTTCCTATTATTATCTCAGCAGCTACAGAAGATGAACAGTTCTCATATTGTTGTGGTCAGGCCCAATTCTGCGGGAACTTAAACATCAGTTATCCCTTCTTCAACGACAACTGGGGCTGTGGATTAGAACGCCTTCATTGCATAAATGTTTCCATTCCAGTGATCAATTCCTGGGATGATCAGAATTGTGTTAATAATAATATGTATGAGGTTCATAGCATCGACTACACCAACAAGACCTTATTAGCTCATTACCTGAGGTTCACCCAAGCAGACTTGCTCAACGACAATGAGAGATGCAAGTTCCTCTTCAACAATTTTACAACTATGGGGCCAACCTTTTTCCATCATCTTTCAGCTCAAGTGATAAGCCCCAATCTTACACTAAGAGTATGCATTAATGGCTCTCCTAACACAGATTATTGCAAAGTTGAGGCAATACCAGCTGATGTAACAACAGCAGATGCACCTGCGCCACTTCCACCAAGTAGTACTACTCTCGATAATAATCAAAGCTCTCCACCATATGACTGCAAATTGGTTCATCTTCCAGTGGATGTGGTACCTACCACATTCCAATATGGGCCGGTTGATCATGTCTCACAATTATTCACTGTTGGGTTTCGTCTTCGTTGGATCCTTCCCCAACTATGTAATCAGTGTGAAGAGAATGGAACCTTCTGTGTCAGCTACGACGATGAAAGCTTTTTTTGTTCCAATCCAAAAGATAGAATATGGAATTCAGATCAAG GGAAGAAGACCCAATCGAAGATTATTGGAATAG GTATTCCCGTAGGAGTTGCAGCAGGAATCCTTTTGACAAGCATATTTTTCTACATAATCTACAAATACCGGACTGAACATAACCGTGGAGTACTCCGCACTTTCTCCTTGAAGACAGACCTTGGAAAGGGCAGCAGCCACTTTGGAATCCCCATCTTCTCCTACGCTGAGCTCGAAGAAGCCACTAATAATTTCAGTTCAGTTAATGTACTCGGAGATGGTGGCTCTGCTACTGTATACCATG GTAAGCTCCAAGATGGACGTGTGGTTGCAATCAAGAGGCTTTACAATAACAACTACAAACATGTTGAGAGGTTCATGAATGAAATCGAGATCCTCACTTGTTTGCGCCATCGAAACCTTGTCACTCTTCATGGGTGCACTTCATATCGCAGCCAAGAACTCCTCCTTGTTTATGAGTTCATTCCAAACGGCACTGTCGCTGATCATCTCCATGGTGATAGAAGGAAGGTTGGATCACTCCCATGGCCCGTCCGCATGAGTATAGCCATAGAGACTGCAAGTGCACTCTCCTACCTCCACGCTTCTGATATCATACACCGTGATGTGAAAACAAGCAATATCCTCCTTGACAATCATTTCCATGTCAAAGTTGCAGATTTTGGGCTATGCCGTCTGTTCCCTACTGATGCTTCCTACGTCTCCACTGCTCCTCAAGGGACTCCAGGTTATGTTGATCCCGAGTATCACCGATCCTACCAGCTTACGGACAAGAGtgatgtttatagctttggGGTGGTCTTGATTGAGCTCATATCATCTAAGCCCGCTATAGATACCAGTAGGCATCGAGATGAGATTAATTTGGCAAACATGGCAATGAAAAAGATCCAAAAAGGAGCTTTGCAAGAGTTGGTTGACCCATGCCTTGGGTTTGAATCGGATCACGCAACAAGGAGGATTGTAACATTGGTTGCAGAGTTAGCATTTCGTTGTCTCCAACATGAGAAGGAATTGAGACCTTCTATGGACGAGGTATTGGAAATTTTAATGGTGACTAGGGGTGAGGAGTACAAGGTGGATAACCCAATTAAGGTGATGGACATTAATCTAGCAAGTTATGATGATGAACAGCTGCCCAAGAACATACCACCGCCACCAGCTTCACCCGATTATGGGACTCAGAAATTAATTAGCCCGTCAACTACGCCGAGTACCAATGGTTAA
- the LOC122645393 gene encoding LEAF RUST 10 DISEASE-RESISTANCE LOCUS RECEPTOR-LIKE PROTEIN KINASE-like 1.1, which yields MHLPLLSARADQFSDYNHCTPYQQFCGNLSISYPFFNSSNWHCGLEVIRCINDSTPVIIHIGEEYAESTYEVRSIDYTTKTILVRDRRFTRDWHSDNDKCNALFNNYTMPPIFSYLSAQVISPNLTLRVCRPHPEVNDDDSHHVGGVPHRKEVCKVEVIPADVADVPPPRPPSSRHHSHPYDDHCKLVHLPVDVQPSKFHGPVDPVSQLLTVGFRLRWSFPQLCHQCDKNGTVCVHGYQNVICSNPKGRRNQEKGIPTGVAAGILLTSLFFIMFYKYRTTRKLGGVRRLISLKTDLEKGSTQFGVPIFSYAELEEATNNFSSDNELGDGGFGTVYHGNLPDGRVVAIKRLYRYNSKHVERFMNEIEILTRLRHQNLVTLYGCTSYRSRELLLVYEFIPNGTVADHLHGDRRKVGSLPWPVRMSIAMETATTLSYLHASDIIHRDVKTSNILLDNHFHVKVADFGLCRLFPTDASHVSTAPQGTPGYVDPEYHRSYQLTDKSDVYSFGVILIELISSQPAVDISRHRDEINLANMAMNKIQNGDLKELVDPCLGFESDSTTRRIVTVVAELAFRCLQHEQELRPSMDEVFEILTATWVDQEEYKVDNTEVMDIF from the exons ATgcaccttcctcttctctcaGCTAGAGCAGATCAATTCTCAGATTATAATCATTGTACTCCGTACCAGCAATTCTGCGGAAACTTAAGCATCAGTTatcccttcttcaacagctCGAACTGGCATTGCGGACTCGAAGTCATTCGCTGTATAAATGATTCCACACCAGTAATTATCCATATCGGGGAGGAATATGCTGAAAGTACATATGAGGTTCGAAGCATCGATTACACCACCAAGACCATATTAGTTCGTGATCGGAGGTTCACCCGAGACTGGCACAGCGACAATGACAAATGCAATGCCCTCTTCAACAATTATACTATGCCACCCATTTTCAGTTATCTTTCAGCTCAAGTGATAAGCCCAAACCTTACACTAAGAGTATGCAGGCCTCATCCAGAAGTAAATGATGATGATTCTCATCATGTTGGTGGTGTCCCCCACCGCAAGGAAGTCTGCAAAGTTGAGGTGATACCTGCAGATGTAGCAGATGTACCTCCACCTCGACCACCCAGTTCCCGCCATCACTCTCATCCATATGATGATCACTGCAAACTGGTTCATCTTCCCGTGGATGTGCAACCTTCCAAATTCCATGGCCCGGTTGATCCTGTCTCGCAATTGCTCACTGTTGGGTTTCGTCTTCGATGGAGCTTTCCCCAACTATGTCATCAGTGTGACAAGAATGGAACAGTCTGTGTGCACGGCTATCAAAATGTGATTTGCTCCAATCCAAAGGGTAGAAGGAATCAAGAAAAAG GTATTCCCACAGGAGTTGCGGCAGGAATCCTCTTGACAAGCTTATTTTTCATCATGTTCTACAAATACCGGACTACACGTAAACTTGGCGGAGTCCGAAGGTTAATCTCCTTGAAGACAGACCTAGAAAAGGGGAGCACCCAGTTTGGAGTTCCCATCTTCTCCTACGCTGAGCTCGAAGAAGCCACCAATAATTTCAGTTCTGATAATGAACTTGGAGATGGTGGCTTTGGTACTGTATACCAcg GAAATCTTCCAGACGGACGAGTTGTTGCAATCAAGCGGCTTTACCGTTACAACTCCAAGCATGTTGAGAGGTTCATGAATGAAATCGAGATCCTCACTCGTTTGCGGCATCAAAACCTTGTGACTCTTTACGGGTGCACTTCATACCGTAGCCGTGAACTCCTCCTTGTTTATGAGTTCATTCCAAATGGTACTGTTGCTGATCATCTCCATGGTGATAGAAGGAAGGTTGGATCACTCCCATGGCCTGTCCGAATGAGCATTGCCATGGAGACTGCAACTACACTCTCCTACCTCCACGCATCTGATATCATACACCGTGATGTGAAAACAAGCAATATCCTCCTTGACAATCATTTCCATGTCAAAGTGGCAGATTTTGGGTTATGCCGTCTGTTCCCTACTGATGCTTCCCATGTCTCCACTGCTCCTCAAGGGACTCCAGGTTATGTTGATCCCGAGTATCACCGTTCCTACCAGCTTACGGACAAGAGtgatgtttatagctttggGGTGATCTTGATTGAACTCATATCATCACAACCAGCTGTTGATATCAGTAGGCATCGAGATGAGATTAATTTGGCAAACATGGCAATGAACAAGATACAAAATGGAGATTTGAAAGAGTTGGTTGACCCATGCCTTGGGTTTGAATCGGATTCCACAACAAGGAGGATTGTAACCGTGGTTGCAGAGTTAGCATTTCGTTGTCTCCAACATGAGCAAGAATTGAGGCCTTCCATGGACGAGGTATTCGAGATTTTAACTGCAACTTGGGTTGATCAGGAGGAATACAAGGTGGATAACACAGAGGTGATGGACATATTCTAA
- the LOC122645394 gene encoding LEAF RUST 10 DISEASE-RESISTANCE LOCUS RECEPTOR-LIKE PROTEIN KINASE-like 1.4 translates to MNEIGILARLRHQNLVTLYGCTSRHSRELLLVYEFISNGTVADHLHGDRAESGSLPWPTRMSIAIETAQALSYLHASDIIHRDVKTNNILLCKNFHVKVADFGLSRLYPNDVTHVSTAPQGTPGYVDPEYRQCYRLTEKSDVYSFGVVLIELISSKPAVDITRDYHDINLANLAIKKIQNRAVHELVDPCLGYDTDVTVKGKMTSVAALAFRCLQKEKELRPSMDEVLEVLKGIESEDYKNAMDGGQGSAEVIDIPMDYAVEGPSKNKNNNNTPPPPLRTPPAAPPNSFNDKGVSN, encoded by the coding sequence ATGAATGAAATCGGAATCCTTGCCCGTTTGCGTCACCAGAACCTCGTCACGCTCTACGGCTGCACTTCACGTCACAGCCGTGAACTCCTTCTCGTATACGAATTCATCTCCAACGGAACCGTCGCCGATCATCTCCACGGTGACAGAGCAGAGTCTGGTTCACTCCCATGGCCTACCCGTATGAGCATCGCCATAGAGACGGCTCAAGCACTCTCATACCTCCACGCTTCTGATATCATACACCGTGACGTGAAGACTAACAACATCCTCCTATGCAAAAATTTCCATGTCAAAGTTGCAGATTTCGGGTTGTCCCGTCTTTACCCAAACGATGTCACCCACGTCTCCACTGCTCCACAGGGTACTCCAGGCTACGTTGATCCAGAGTATCGCCAGTGCTACAGGCTTACAGAAAAGAGCGATGTGTACAGCTTTGGGGTGGTTTTGATTGAGCTCATATCATCAAAACCTGCTGTAGATATCACTAGGGATTATCATGATATTAATTTGGCTAATTTAGCAATCAAAAAGATTCAGAATCGAGCTGTGCACGAGCTGGTCGACCCATGTCTCGGATATGACACTGATGTTACAGTGAAGGGGAAGATGACATCGGTGGCGGCTTTAGCTTTTAGGTGTCTGCAAAAAGAGAAGGAGTTGAGGCCTTCCATGGATGAGGTGTTGGAGGTGTTGAAAGGAATAGAGAGTGAGGACTACAAGAATGCGATGGATGGGGGACAAGGGTCAGCAGAGGTAATCGATATTCCCATGGATTATGCAGTAGAAGGGCCCTCCAAgaataagaataataataatacaccGCCGCCACCGCTGCGGACACCACCGGCGGCTCCACCCAATTCTTTCAACGATAAGGGAGTGAGCAATTAG